Sequence from the Ancalomicrobiaceae bacterium S20 genome:
GTTTCAGCTGGCGAAAAAGATCCGGCTGCCGCGCAGGTAGAGTTCGACGTCGGTCCAGCCGGCCCTACGGAAGCCGCGATAGAGCGTGTCGCCGAACGCCTCGAAGGCTTCGCGATTGGCGAAGCCGCGGGGTACGAGGCTCGCACTTCCGTCTGCTGCTTCTGACTATTTCCAATGTAAAATCTCAATACTGGCTGGTTAATTTCAAATTTTTCCTTGTTAATCGAAATTGATTGGATTCATCATTTAAGAAAATCTTGAGGTTATTTTGATTTTTTATTTGAGATATTTATGGTATTTTGCAACTTATTGTCGAATTTATATAGAATAATTTATGGGTATCGATAAACTAATCTCGTTCGCACTGCCATCTAACGTTTTGACGTTTGTGGCTGTCAAATGGAGCTTCATGATGAGTGGTAACCCGCATGAGTGGTAACCCGCATGAGTGGTAACCCGGCACGGGTGCCGGGTTAAATAGCGCTATGATTGCTGCTCGGTGAGGTATCATGGCTTTAATTTCTTAAACATGTCCGATCTTAGTTCAAGAACTCTAAAAAACTTCTCAGTTTCTTCATCTGAATGCGAAAAAACTAAAAATTGAGCAAATTTATACTCCGGGAAGTTGAGCCCGATTTCATCATAATATGTTTTGTTTTCTATCAAATTTATTCCTGCGTAATATTCTTCAGTGTCCCATGAGAAATAGACATGATAATAATCGTTATCGCGTGCCGTATATGCTCGCTCTGTCATGTCTGAGATCGTGTTGGCGATCTCTTCAATGTCACTGCCGATGGCTTCGAATACGATATCTGCCATTATTTAGTTCCTTCTATTTTTGCGTATGGTTGGTCCCGTTTCGTGAGTGATGTCGTGTTTCTATAGAACATGAAAGATATGTCTCGGTTGGTTCCTTGAGCGATATTTTTCTGCAGTGCTTCAAGATTGTAGGGAATGAGATCTTTTCTCTTCAGCGGTTCCGACCATCGGTCGTTCCTGACCTGGCCTAGCCTTTCCGCGCGTTCGAACAGTTCTCGACTGACGACCGCAATGTCCAAGTCGCTCCGTTCTCCTCTTTCGTCGAACGGCCTGCCATCCCTCCAACGATAGCCCGTCACGGCGCTGCCGCGCAGGTAGAGTTCGACGTCGGTCCAGCCGGCCCTGCGGAAGCCGCGATAGAGCGTGTCGCCGAACGCCTCGAAGGCTTCGCGATTGGCGAAGCCGCGGGGTACGAAGCCCGGCGGCACGGCGCCCGACGGGCCGCCGATCAGCGCGTTGAGCCGGATCTCGGCCTCGTCGCGCTCCGAACGCAGGCGGACGATCTCGCCCCACGGGGTGGGCGCATTCAGCGACGCCTGCGGCAGCCAGGTCGGATCGAGTTCGCGAACCGCTCGGAACGCCGCATCGCGGACGCCGCTTCTCGTCCGACCATGACGAGGATGCCAGACCTGCGGCGCTGCGCTGTCGCCGGTCCCGCATTCATGCCATGGGTGGGCACCTCCGAACCGGACCCGCGCGCCCCATGCTGTCGAGCCATCTCTGGATCCCGCTGACCCTCGTCGCCGCTTTCGGGCAGACGCTGCGCAATACCTTGCAGCGCGGGTTGATCGCCGAGGTCGGCACGGTCGGCGCGACGCATGTGCGGTTTCTCTACGGGCTGCCGTTCGGCATCCTGCTCTGCGTGGTCGTGTTCGCGGCGACGGGCACAAAGCCCTTCGTGCCGAGCCTGTCGTTCTTCGCCTGGACCGCGCTCGGCGGTGTCGCGCAGGCGCTGGCGACGGGGCTCATGCTGGCGGCGATGCGGACGAAGACGTTCCTGGTCGCGATCGCCTATACCAAGGCCGAGCCGATCGAGATCGCGATCCTCGCCATGCTCGTGCTCGGCGAGGTGCCGACGCCCTGGCTGGTCGGCGCGATCCTGGTTGCGACCGCCGGCGTCATGATCATGAGCTGGCCCAAGCAGGGCACGACCGAGGGCACGCTCCGGCCGGCGGCGCTCGGCATCGCCTCGGGCGGGCTGTTCGGCCTTTCGTCGGTCGGCTTCAAGGGCGGCATCATCGCGAGCGGCCTCGGCTTCCTGCCGGCCGCCTCGATCACGCTGATGACCGGTCTCGCGATCCAGACCGTGCTGCTCAGCCTATATCTGATCGCGACCGATCGCGGTGCCTTGTCGAAGCTGCTCAAGGCCTGGCGCGTGTCGATGCCGGCGGGCGCGATCGGCGCGGGGGCGTCGCAACTGTGGTTCTTCGCCTTCGCGCTCGAGCCGGTCGCGCATGTGCGCACGCTCGGCCTCGTCGAGATCCTGTTCTCGGCCGCCGTTTCGCGCACGCTGATGAAGCAGATGGCGAGCCCGCGCGAGATTTTTGGGATCGTGCTGCTGCTCGCGGGTGTCGTTGGGGTGCTGAACGGGTGATGCCCGGTCCGGGTTGCAGTCCGGGGCAGGGCCCGGTTCAGGCGCCCAGAATGTCCGACAGCGGCGAGACCGCCTTTTCCTCCTCGACGAGGTCGAGGCCGTCCTCGATCTCGTCGAGGTGGTGCACCATCAGGTGCGCGGCGCGCTCGGCGTCTCCGGCTTCGATGGCGGCGGCGATCACCTCGTGGTGGTCGGTGCCGCAGACGCGGGCGCGGCGGCTGCGATAGAGCAGGATCACCAGTGACGAGCGCGCCACCAGTTCGCGCAGCAGGCTCTCGTAGAGGCGGTGGCCGGCCTTGCGCGCGACCAGCAGGTGGAATTCGCCGGAGAGCCGGATCGCGGCGCGGTCGTCGCCGCGTTCGAGTGCGGCGCGTTCTTCCGCGAGATGGGCGGCGAGATCGTCGCCGAAGGCGGCGCGGCGGTGCGCGGCGAGCCGGGCGATCTCCGGCTCGATCAGTTTTCGCGCCTCGAACACCTCGCGGGCGTCCTGCACGCTCGGGTGGGCGACGAAGGCGCCGCGGTTCTTCTCGATCACGACGATGCCCTCGTGTGCCAGCGATTGCAGCGCCGCGCGGACGATCGTGCGGCTGACGCCGTAGATCTGGCCGAGGTCGTCCTCGCCGAGCTTGGTGCCGGGCAGGAGCCGATGTTCGAGGATCGCGGTCACGACGCCGGCGTGGATGAGCTGGGCACGATCGACCGGCTGTCCGCGCGTGCCGCCGTCGCCGTTGCCGCCGTCGCCGTTGGGGAGCGACGTGTCCGTCGTGTCGGTCATCTCCGTCCCTCGCGCTTGCGCCGCCGCCGCGAGCTGGCGTTCGCGGCAGCGCTGATTTCCTTATAAACCCGAGCGCCGACGGGGCAACGACCGGATTGTATACGGTTTCGGATCAATTTGTGTGCGGCTGCCTGAATCTTCGGCAGCGGTGGGACGAGGCACGGGCGCGCGATTGGTCCGGTGCGGTGGGCTTCGCTTTCAAGGCTTTGTCAAACATAGTGAAATTACAAGTCGGTGCGCCCGATGCGGTCTTGGCACACCGCTTGCGATCCCTGTCGCGGACCAGCGGGTCGGCGTCTTCGGCGGCCCGCGCGAACCGGACAGGGACCGCGAGAGGCGCATGGCCGAACCCGCACAGCTCGAACTCGTCGCCGTCACCAAGCGCTATGGCACGACCGTCGCGGTCGATGCGATCGATCTGAAGATCCCGGCCGGCACCTATTGCTGCCTGCTCGGGCCGTCCGGCTGCGGCAAGTCCTCGACGCTCCGGATGATCGCCGGCCACGAGATCGCCAGCGAGGGCGACATCGTGCTCGGACCCCACAATGTCACCGAGCTGCCGCCGGCCAAGCGCGGCACGGCGATGATGTTCCAGTCCTATGCGCTGTTCCCGCATCTGACCGTGCTCGACAATGTCGCCTTCGCGCTCAAGATGCGCGGCGTCGACAAGGCGGTGCGGCACGAGAAGGCGCTGAAGCTGCTCGAGTTGGTGGCGATGACGCCCTATGCGGGGCGCCTGCCGGCGCAGCTCTCGGGCGGCCAGCAGCAGCGCGTGGCGCTCGCCCGCGCGCTGATAACCGAGCCTCAGATTCTGCTGCTCGACGAGCCGCTGTCGGCGCTCGACCCGTTCCTGCGCGTGCGCATGCGCGCCGAGCTGAAGCGCCTGCAGCGCGAGCTCGGCATCACCTTCATCCACGTCACGCACGGCCAGGAGGAGGCGATGGCGCTCGCCGATCTGGTCGTGCTGATGAACGGCGGCAAGATCGAGCAGCAGGGTTCTCCGCGCGAGGTCTTCAACAAGCCGAGGACGGAGTTCGTCGCCCGCTTCATGGGCGGCCACAACGTCATCCGCACGCTCGACGGGCTCGTCGCGGTGCGCACCGACCACCTTTCCGTTTCGAAGGATACCGCCGCCGGCCGGCCGGCGCGGGTGGTCGACGTCGAATATCAGGGCGCGTGGATCCACGCGAACCTCATGGCCGAGGACGGGACGGATCTCGTCGCGCTCGTGCCGGAAGCGACCTTCGATCGCGACCCGTTCCAGGTCGGAGACGTCGTCTCCGTCCATTGGGATGCGGCCGCCGCGCATCCGCTTGCGTGACGAAGACGGAAGACAGGGCTTGCCGCCGCCCGGAGAGGGTGCCGGCCGACTTGGGGAGAGAAGGAAATGACGGATCTCACGAAGAAGCCGAGCGGCGTCAGCCGTCGTTCGGTGCTCAAGGGCGCCGCCGGCATCGCCGGTTTCGCCGCCGGCTCGGGCGCCATCACCGGCTTCCCGTATGTGAAGTCGGCCGAGCCGAAGGTGCTGCGCTACCTCGGCACCGGCGTCAACGAAGGTGACCTCATCGGCAAGAAGTGCTTCGAGGACACCGGCATTAAGATCGAATACATCACCGCGACGACCGACGACGTCACCAAGCGCGTGATCACGCAGCCGAACTCGTTCGACGTGCTCGACACGGAATACTTCTCGCTGAAGAAGCTGGTTCCCTCGGGCAATATCTTGGCCCTCGACTCCAAGAAGATCAAGGAGTTCGACAACATCACCCCGGTGTTCACCAAGGGTGCTCTGCCGTCCGGCAAGAAGATCGGCGATCAGGGCACCGCGCCCTGGAAGGTGCTCTATCTCGAAGGCAAGGATTCGAAGACCTTCGCCAAGGCGCCGACCGAGTTCGTGACCCTGATCCCGACGGTCTACAACGCCGACACGCTCGGCATCCGCCCGGACCTGATCAAGCGTCCGATCTCGTCCTGGGCCGAGCTCCTGAACCCCGAGTTCAAGGGCAAGGCCTCGATCCTGAACATCCCGTCGATCGGCATCATGGATGCCGCGATGGTCGTCGAGGCGACCGGCCAGTACAAGTACCCGGACAAGGGGAACATGACCAAGGCCGAGATCGACATGACCATGAAGATCCTGACCGAGGCGAAGAAGGCCGGCCAGTTCCGCGCCTTCTGGAAGGACTTCAACGAGTCCGTCAACCTGATGGCCTCGGGCGAGACCGTGATCCAGTCGATGTGGTCGCCGGCGGTGACCAAGGTCCGCTCGATGGGCATTCCCTGCGTGTTCCAGCCGCTCAAGGAAGGCTATCGCTCCTGGGCTTCGGGCTTCTGCGTCTCGAAGGGCGTTTCGGGCGCGAAGCTCGAGTGGGCGTACGAGTTCGTGAACTGGTTCCTGTCCGGCTGGGCCGGCGCCTACCTGAACCGCCAGGGCTACTATTCGGCCGTGCTGTCGACCGCCAAGGCGCACATGGAGCCCTACGAGTGGGCCTACTGGATGGAAGGCAAGCCGGCCGAGAAGGACATCAAGGCGCCGGACGGCTCGCTGCTCGAGAAGGCCGGCGCGGTCCGCGACGGCGGCTCCTACGACGACCGCATGGGATCGGTCGCGTGCTGGAACGCCATCATGGACGAGAACGACTACATGGTCCGCAAGTGGAACGAGTTCATCGCCGCTTGATGATCTGAGCGCGCGCGTCGGCCTCGCCGGCGCGCAGTTCCCGAAAATTCCTGCCGGGCATCCCGTTGGACGGGGACGCCCGGCACGGACCTCTCCGCATCTCGCTCTCGTATCCGGGAACCGATCATGGCCGCAGCCGCCCCGACCGCCGGACCGTCTCAGAAGTCGAAGTCGCCGATCGATCGCGCCTCGGATCAGCTCCTCGCCTGGGCGCAGGCGCTGCCGATGACGCTCGTCTTCGCGTTCTTCTTCCTGCTGCCGCTCGCGCTGGTCGTCATGGTCAGCTTCTGGGACTACAACGAATACGAGATGATCCCGACCTTCTCGGGTCGCGGCTACACCGACACGTTCGAGGGTTGCCTCGCCGAACTGCCGAACCTCTGCACGATCCTGAAGACCTACGCGAAGACGCTGAAGCTCTGCTTCCTGGTCTGGATCATCACGCTGACGATCGGATTCACCGTCGCCTATTTCCTGGCTTTCCACGTCAAGTCAAAGACTTGGCAGATCATGCTGTCGCTCCTGTGCACGATCCCGTTCTGGACCTCGAACGTGATCCGCATGATCGCCTGGATCCCGCTGCTCGGCCGCAACGGGCTGGTGAACCAGGGGCTGGTCGGTGCCGGCATTGTCGACAAGCCGCTGGAGTGGCTGCTCTATTCCGAATTCTCCGTGGTGCTCGCGCTCGTACACCTGTTCACGTTCTTCATGGTGGTGCCGATCTTCAACTCGATGATCCGCATCGACAAGTCGCTGATCGAGGCGGCCTATGACGCCGGCGCCACCGGATGGCAGACGCTCGTCAACGTGATCATGCCGCTCGCCAAACCGGGCATCGTGATCGGCTCGATCTTCGTCATCACCATCGTGATGGGCGATTTCATCACCGTCGGCGTGATGGGCGGCCAGCAGATCGCCTCGGCCGGCAAGATCATCGAGACGCGGCTCAACGCGCTGCAGTTCCCCGCCGCCGCCGCCAACGCCGTGATCCTGCTCGGCGTGACCCTCCTCATCATCGCCGCGCTGTCGAAGCTCGTCGATATCCGCAAGGAGCTCTGAGATGGGCGGAGAACGCGGCAAGGCCTTCTATTTCCTCGCCTTTTTCTTTGCGCTCTACGTCCTGTTCCTGTACGGGCCGATGATCGCGATCTTCGTGCTGTCGTTCCAGGGACCGGAGGGCGGGCTCACCTTTCCGATGAACGGCTTCTCGTTCTACTGGTTCGGCAAGCTCTACGAGGGCAACGGCATCATCAAGATCGGCGCGTCGTTCCTGCGGTCGTTCAAGCTCGGCCTGGTGGTGATGCTGTTGACGGTCGCGATCTCGGTCGCGGCGGGGCTTGCGTTCCGCAAGAAGTTCCGCGGCTCGGCGGCGCTGTTCTACATCGCGATCGCCAGCCTGATCGTGCCGTCGATCATCACCTCGCTCGGCATCGCGCTCGAGTTCCGTATCATGGACGACGTGGTCCGCCACTACGGCCCGTCGTGGCTCGCCGATACCCACACGACCTTCATGGGCCTGTTCACCTCCGGCCTCGGCGCGCACCTGACCTGGACGTTGCCGTTCGGCCTCCTGATCATGTTCGCGATCTTCAACCGCTTCAATCCGGCTTACGAGGAGGCCGCGCGCGACCTCGGCGCGACGCCATGGCAGACGTTCCGCCATGTCGTGCTGCCGATCATCCTGCCGTCGGTGGTCGGTATCGGCCTGTTCGGCTTCACGCTGTCCTGGGACGAGATCGCGCGGTCGAGCCAGGTGATCGGCGAGGTCAACACGCTGCCGCTCGACCTGCAGGGCCTGACCACTACCGTGACCAAGCCCGACATCTACGCGCTCGGCACGGTGACCTCGGCGGTGTCCTTCGTGGTGATCTTCGCCGCGCTGTTCGCGATCCGCGCCTTGCAGAACCGGCAGGCGAAGCAGGGCTCGGATGCGGGATCCGGCATGGTGTGAGGTGCGCGTCGGGGAACGCGTGCCGATACGATAACAACGAGAATGCAATGCTGATCCACGTCGTCAATCCGAACACCACCGTCTCGATGACCGACAAGATCGCCGCCGCGGCGCGGGCGGTCGCCTCGACCGGCGTCGAGATCCTGGCGACCCAGCCGGAGACCGGGCCGGTGTCGATCGAGGGCTACTACGACGAGGCCTTCGCCATTCCGGGCATGCTGATGCGGATCCTCGAGGCCGAGAAGGCCGGGGCGCAGGCGCATGTGATCGCCTGTTTCGATGACACCGGGCTCGATGCCGCGCGGTCCGCGGTGTCCTCGCCCGTGATCGGCATCGGCGAGGCGGCCTATCACGTCGCGAGCCTGATCGCCGGCAAGTTCTCGGTGGTCACGACGGTCGCCCAGGCGATCCCGGTCATGGAGCACAATCTCGTCCGCTACGGTCTCGCCTCGCGCTGCGCCCGTGTGCGCGCCGGCGGTTTCGAGGTGCTGGCGCTGGAGGAGGAGGGTTCCGACGCGCGAGCGAAGATCTCGGCCGAGATCGAGGCCGCCAAGGTCGAAGAGCGCGCCGAGGCGATCGTGCTCGGCTGCGCCGGCATGGCGGATCTCGCGGCCGATCTCTCGGTCGAGCATGGACTGCCGGTGATCGACGGTGTCGCCGCGGCCGTGGCGCTCGCCGAAGGGCTGATCAAGCTCGGCGTGAAAACCTCGAAGCGCGGCGGCTACACGCCGCCGCTCAGAAAGCCCTATGCCGGCGCTTTCGCGGCTTACGCCTACCCGGGGTGAGGTGATGACGGCGGCGGGCCAGTTCGAGGTGACGACGGCGAGCGCGACCGACCTCGCGACGATGGTCGGCTGGGCCGCCGCCGAAGGCTGGAACCCCGGACGCGGCGACGCGGCACCGTTCCATGCCGCCGACCCACACGGCTTTCTGATCGGCCGGCTCGACGGGGCGCCGATCGGCTGCATCTCGGTGGTGCGCTACGGCACCGACTTCGGCTTTCTCGGCTTCTACATCGTCGCGCCGGAGCATCGCGGCCGCGGCTACGGGATGCGGATCTGGGACGCCGGCATGGCGTATCTCGCCGGCCGCACGGTCGGGCTCGATGGCGTCGTCGCCCAGCAGGCGAATTATGCCAAGTCCGGCTTCGTGCTCGCCCATCGCAACGTCCGCTATGCCGGGCGGGTCACGTCCGAGGGGGCGATCGATCCGCGTGTCATGCCGGTCGATACCGGGCTCGCACCGGCCGTCGTCGCCTATGACCGGCCCTTGTTCCCGGCGGATCGCGGCGCCTTTCTCTCCGCCTGGCTCGACGGTTCGGGAGGCCGTTTGGCGCTCGCCTTCGTCGAGGACGGCGCGGTGCGCGGCTACGGCGTGATCCGGCCGGCGGAGGCCGGCTTCAAAATCGGGCCGCTGTTCGCCGACACGGCCGTGATCGCCGAGGCGCTGTTTCTCGCGCTCGCGGCGAGGGCCGAGAGCGATACGGTCGTGCTCGATCCGCCGGAGCCGAATTGCGCCGCGGTGGCGCTCGCGGTGCGTCACGGTCTTCAACCGGTGTTCGAAACCGCCCGCATGTATCGGGGCCCGGCACCGACGCTCGATCTCGATCGCATCTTTGGCATCACCAGTTTCGAACTCGGCTGATCCCCTCGGATGCGCGGCGCGCGCTCCGATCCCTGCCGGTTCGCCTGAGAACAAGGAGAGACGCAATGTCCGACTACGATCTCGTCATCCGCGGCGGCACCGTCGTGACCGCCGCCGATACGGTCCGCGCCGATGTCGGCATCCGCGCGGGCAAGATCGTCGCGGTCGCCGACAAGATCGAAGGCGGCGCCAAGGTGATCGATGCCTCGGGCCTCCTGGTCATGCCCGGCGGCATCGACAGCCATGTCCATCTCGCCCAGCCCGCCTTCGGCGGCCCGAAAATGGCGGACGGCTTCGAGACCGGCACGCGCTCGGCGATCGCGGGCGGCAACACGACGGTGCTACCCTTCGCGCTGCAGCCGCGCGGCGCCTCGCTGCGCGCCTCGGTGACCGACTATCACAGGGAAGCCGACGGTCAGTCCTACTGCGACTACGGCTTCCACCTGATCATTTCCGACCCGTCGCCCTCGGTGCTCGGGCAGGAACTGCCGGCGCTGGTCGGCGACGGCTACACCTCGTTCAAGGTGTTCATGACCTACGACGACCTCGTGCTCAACGACCGGCAGCTGCTCGAGGTGTTCGACTGCGCGCGCGGCTGCGGCGCGCTGGTGATGGTCCATTGCGAGGGCTACGACTCGATCAAGTTCATGACCGAGCGGCTGGAAGCCGCCGGCAAGACCGCCCCCTACTATCATGCGGTGTCGCGGCCGCAGGTGGTCGAGCGCGAGGCGACGCACCGGGCGATCAGCCATGGCGAGCTGATCGACGTGCCGATCATGATCGTGCACGTCTCCGGCCGCGAGCCGATGGAGCAGATCCGTTGGGCGCAGCAGAAGGGGCTCAAGGTCTATGGCGAGACCTGCACGCAGTACATCTCGCTGACCGCCGACGATCTCAAGGGTCTCAACATGGACGAGACCGGCGGCAAGTATGTCTGCTCGCCGCCGCCGCGCGACCACGCGTCGTGGGAGGCGATCTGGGAGGGTATCCGGGGCGGCGTGTTCCAGACCTTCTCGTCCGATCACTGCCCGTTCTTCTACGAGGGCTCGGAAGGCAAGCTCAATCCGAAGGCGCGGACCTCGT
This genomic interval carries:
- a CDS encoding DMT family transporter — translated: MLSSHLWIPLTLVAAFGQTLRNTLQRGLIAEVGTVGATHVRFLYGLPFGILLCVVVFAATGTKPFVPSLSFFAWTALGGVAQALATGLMLAAMRTKTFLVAIAYTKAEPIEIAILAMLVLGEVPTPWLVGAILVATAGVMIMSWPKQGTTEGTLRPAALGIASGGLFGLSSVGFKGGIIASGLGFLPAASITLMTGLAIQTVLLSLYLIATDRGALSKLLKAWRVSMPAGAIGAGASQLWFFAFALEPVAHVRTLGLVEILFSAAVSRTLMKQMASPREIFGIVLLLAGVVGVLNG
- a CDS encoding ABC transporter permease, whose amino-acid sequence is MAAAAPTAGPSQKSKSPIDRASDQLLAWAQALPMTLVFAFFFLLPLALVVMVSFWDYNEYEMIPTFSGRGYTDTFEGCLAELPNLCTILKTYAKTLKLCFLVWIITLTIGFTVAYFLAFHVKSKTWQIMLSLLCTIPFWTSNVIRMIAWIPLLGRNGLVNQGLVGAGIVDKPLEWLLYSEFSVVLALVHLFTFFMVVPIFNSMIRIDKSLIEAAYDAGATGWQTLVNVIMPLAKPGIVIGSIFVITIVMGDFITVGVMGGQQIASAGKIIETRLNALQFPAAAANAVILLGVTLLIIAALSKLVDIRKEL
- a CDS encoding ABC transporter ATP-binding protein; amino-acid sequence: MAEPAQLELVAVTKRYGTTVAVDAIDLKIPAGTYCCLLGPSGCGKSSTLRMIAGHEIASEGDIVLGPHNVTELPPAKRGTAMMFQSYALFPHLTVLDNVAFALKMRGVDKAVRHEKALKLLELVAMTPYAGRLPAQLSGGQQQRVALARALITEPQILLLDEPLSALDPFLRVRMRAELKRLQRELGITFIHVTHGQEEAMALADLVVLMNGGKIEQQGSPREVFNKPRTEFVARFMGGHNVIRTLDGLVAVRTDHLSVSKDTAAGRPARVVDVEYQGAWIHANLMAEDGTDLVALVPEATFDRDPFQVGDVVSVHWDAAAAHPLA
- a CDS encoding ABC transporter permease; translation: MGGERGKAFYFLAFFFALYVLFLYGPMIAIFVLSFQGPEGGLTFPMNGFSFYWFGKLYEGNGIIKIGASFLRSFKLGLVVMLLTVAISVAAGLAFRKKFRGSAALFYIAIASLIVPSIITSLGIALEFRIMDDVVRHYGPSWLADTHTTFMGLFTSGLGAHLTWTLPFGLLIMFAIFNRFNPAYEEAARDLGATPWQTFRHVVLPIILPSVVGIGLFGFTLSWDEIARSSQVIGEVNTLPLDLQGLTTTVTKPDIYALGTVTSAVSFVVIFAALFAIRALQNRQAKQGSDAGSGMV
- a CDS encoding GNAT family N-acetyltransferase, with protein sequence MTAAGQFEVTTASATDLATMVGWAAAEGWNPGRGDAAPFHAADPHGFLIGRLDGAPIGCISVVRYGTDFGFLGFYIVAPEHRGRGYGMRIWDAGMAYLAGRTVGLDGVVAQQANYAKSGFVLAHRNVRYAGRVTSEGAIDPRVMPVDTGLAPAVVAYDRPLFPADRGAFLSAWLDGSGGRLALAFVEDGAVRGYGVIRPAEAGFKIGPLFADTAVIAEALFLALAARAESDTVVLDPPEPNCAAVALAVRHGLQPVFETARMYRGPAPTLDLDRIFGITSFELG
- the hydA gene encoding dihydropyrimidinase, with protein sequence MSDYDLVIRGGTVVTAADTVRADVGIRAGKIVAVADKIEGGAKVIDASGLLVMPGGIDSHVHLAQPAFGGPKMADGFETGTRSAIAGGNTTVLPFALQPRGASLRASVTDYHREADGQSYCDYGFHLIISDPSPSVLGQELPALVGDGYTSFKVFMTYDDLVLNDRQLLEVFDCARGCGALVMVHCEGYDSIKFMTERLEAAGKTAPYYHAVSRPQVVEREATHRAISHGELIDVPIMIVHVSGREPMEQIRWAQQKGLKVYGETCTQYISLTADDLKGLNMDETGGKYVCSPPPRDHASWEAIWEGIRGGVFQTFSSDHCPFFYEGSEGKLNPKARTSFKWVPNGIPGVEVRLPILWSKGVGEGRITPNEFVALTSTNHAKIYGLYPEKGSIGVGFDADIVLWDPNRKETIRQELMHHGSDYTPFEGIAVTGWPVMTILRGAVVAEEGRILGTKADGKFLKRGLSPYAVPTGRTYL
- a CDS encoding aspartate/glutamate racemase family protein, which produces MLIHVVNPNTTVSMTDKIAAAARAVASTGVEILATQPETGPVSIEGYYDEAFAIPGMLMRILEAEKAGAQAHVIACFDDTGLDAARSAVSSPVIGIGEAAYHVASLIAGKFSVVTTVAQAIPVMEHNLVRYGLASRCARVRAGGFEVLALEEEGSDARAKISAEIEAAKVEERAEAIVLGCAGMADLAADLSVEHGLPVIDGVAAAVALAEGLIKLGVKTSKRGGYTPPLRKPYAGAFAAYAYPG
- a CDS encoding extracellular solute-binding protein, giving the protein MTDLTKKPSGVSRRSVLKGAAGIAGFAAGSGAITGFPYVKSAEPKVLRYLGTGVNEGDLIGKKCFEDTGIKIEYITATTDDVTKRVITQPNSFDVLDTEYFSLKKLVPSGNILALDSKKIKEFDNITPVFTKGALPSGKKIGDQGTAPWKVLYLEGKDSKTFAKAPTEFVTLIPTVYNADTLGIRPDLIKRPISSWAELLNPEFKGKASILNIPSIGIMDAAMVVEATGQYKYPDKGNMTKAEIDMTMKILTEAKKAGQFRAFWKDFNESVNLMASGETVIQSMWSPAVTKVRSMGIPCVFQPLKEGYRSWASGFCVSKGVSGAKLEWAYEFVNWFLSGWAGAYLNRQGYYSAVLSTAKAHMEPYEWAYWMEGKPAEKDIKAPDGSLLEKAGAVRDGGSYDDRMGSVACWNAIMDENDYMVRKWNEFIAA
- a CDS encoding GntR family transcriptional regulator, with protein sequence MTDTTDTSLPNGDGGNGDGGTRGQPVDRAQLIHAGVVTAILEHRLLPGTKLGEDDLGQIYGVSRTIVRAALQSLAHEGIVVIEKNRGAFVAHPSVQDAREVFEARKLIEPEIARLAAHRRAAFGDDLAAHLAEERAALERGDDRAAIRLSGEFHLLVARKAGHRLYESLLRELVARSSLVILLYRSRRARVCGTDHHEVIAAAIEAGDAERAAHLMVHHLDEIEDGLDLVEEEKAVSPLSDILGA